The Ruminococcaceae bacterium R-25 DNA segment GTAATCCTTATAAAAATAGTAAATTACGCTGTCTGTCTCACTGATAGGATCGCCAAGCTTTGCATTGTAATAAGGCTCATAAAGATCAATCTCTAAAGGTGCAGGCTTGAGCTGAGGGAATACCGGATATATTACTCTGTTTAATACCTTAGGCCAGAGCTTCGGCATAAAGCAGCCAAGCGTAAAAACAGCAGCAAACGCTAATATAACCAGAACTATCTTAAGGGCTTTCTTCATCAAAAATCACCATGCAAATTGCCTGACAGGATTGTCAGGCAACAGCATTATACTTGATAAAAATATTACTTAAAAGGATTACCAGGGCACTTTGTCATGTGCTTAGCAAGATCCTGGAGTTGTCTTAACCTTAACATTGCACCGCATCCAAGACATACCCAATCAACATATGAATTAGGCTTCGGTCTATCGTCATTTCCGCCAACTACAGCTTCGAGATCTGCATCGCTGATCTCACTTCTGAGCATTTTCTTAAGTGCTTCCCATTCTTCCTGAGTAACAGGTGCTTTAAAATCGGACATTTTCTTTTCCTCCTTTAATTTGTTATAAACACGATGATCAATCATCGTAATTATCTAATTGTTTCTCAAAATACAAAGCGGCTTCTTGAACCGGTAAAAAAGCGTAATGATTAACTTTCAAAGCTTCAATACAGTTAATTATACTGCTTGTTATTTTTTCCTCAAACCCGCTGTTCCATTCAGGAACAAAAGAATTCGATAAAAACGAAGTTAACGCTTCCCTGCCGTTAAGCTCACGCCAAATATTGCTCTTCCCTTGCTCTAAAAAAACCACTCTGTTAACTTTCAGTCTATGATTCAAGCTTCTGGCTGAAGATCCGCAGAAAGGCGTAGGTTCATATATAACTCCGTCTTCAGTCGGCCTAAGCAAAGCAAAATCACCGTTAATAACGATTGCATCACTATAAGATTCTAAAAGCTTAGATAAAGTAGTCTTACCAGTTCCACTCGGTGCAGAAAGAATAACGATCTCGTTTCTTATCACCAGTGTTACGCCGTGAAGTCCGATACAGTGATCATGTAGAGCAAGCATAATCGCGTATTGGATACCCATCTTGGCGTAAATAGTGTTCTTACCATTTAAACAAACTCTAATTGCATCGACCGGAATATCATATTCTAAAGAGAAATAAGTTATTCCATAACATGAATAATATGTTTTTTTGTGAGCACCTTCAGATTCTGCGTACCATCCCTCAGGTTTGCTCAAATCATTATAATCTGAAGAAATAAGCTGAATCTTTATCGATTCTTGAAATGTATCCGAAACATCTTGTTCATTCTTCCAACCGGCAAAAATAGAATCTAATAATTCATCTTCCCCGTTAACAGAAAGCAAGAAGCTTCCGAGTGCAATTCTCATTAATTAATCACACATTCCCGGGACATGTCCAAAACAAACATTGTTTGAATCACCAGGAGCTAAATGTCCAAATTCATAATCACAACCCCAGCAATTCTGATTATTTGCCGGATTACCATTCTTTGCTGAAGATGGGGATAAGCCGCCGGTTGAAGCGATCATAGTATCAGCTGCGTATTCGTCAATAAAAAGCTTAGGAGACTCATAAGTCTTCTTCATAATAATTCTCCCTTCCCGAAGTCTTTTCCAACATGATAATTATACATCAAATACATTCCGGAGAAGTAGGAAAAACAGTCAGAGTTTCTTGATTTTTAAGGCTTTTCAGGAGATAAGTATACTGGCAAGTATAGGGATCCGGTTCATCTATAGAACCCGTTCCTTCAAACCGTCTGCCTGCACAATTACGTGTGCAATCTGATCTCAAAGAGCATTTTGCGCATACATCAGGAAGTTTAAAAACAGATGCCTGATTTGCTTTCAATTGTTCCCATGCTGCTTCAAAGCCTATCTCAAAAGGATCAGCGCCCTTCATTCCGAGCAATGATATACATGTATTCATATTGCCGTTCCATGATATGGCACATGCAGAATAAGAACCGATACAATAATCCTTATCATCAGCACTATCAGATTCTTGATAATCTTCTATTCTAAATCCATCTAACTTTTTCTCTAATTCTTTTGATTCTTCCAAAGCTTTAGAAACTTCAGATGAAGGCCTGCATGCAACACAAGCTCTTTCGGCAGGGCTTAGTCTGCAAGACAATGCTTCTGAAAAACCGGAGTCATATCTATGAGCATTAATATCTGTTATTAGAACAAACGGGAGATTCAAATCGCTGCATAATTGACCGACCAAAGGATAATCACGTACATTTTGCTTGATCATCGTGAAAGTTAAGTTGACAGGAATACCTAAAGATCGGAAGAAACGGATATTTTCAACTGTCTTATCAAATCCATTCTTATCACCTGTTACAGCCTGATAAGTCTCATTAGAGCCGCCATAAAGCGTAATCGCCGCATTGTGAGGAGGATATTTCCTGAACAGATCGCGAATCTCGTCGCTGTAAGATCCGGCATTGGACATAACGGTTAATAGAAAACCCATCTGAGCGAGCTTCTCGTAAAGTTCAATAAAATGAGGATATTGAGTGCACTCACCGCCTGACAGTGTAAGGTATAACACTCCAGCTTCACGGATCTGGTTAGCCATATTAAGCCATTCATCGAGCGTGCGCATTCGGCCGTATTTAGAAGCCTGACTGTCAATCATATGGACGTAGCACATCCTGCAGTTAAAGTTGCAGCGATATGTGAGCTCGAAAATACAACTTAAAGGTCTTCGTTCTTTTATTGCCTTTAACTGAAGCTGGTCTTTGATGCTGTTTGTATCCCAGTTCTTTTGAATCATTCCTCAATAAGGTCCTTGTCACGCAGCTGATCCAGAAAGACATCAACATCTTTTTCTGCTGTAGTTAAGTCAACTTCATATTCAGAGATAAGATTATCAATAAGAGCCTGCTTATCGCTCCCCTTTTCCAATAATCTCCAAAGATAAGCTCCTGTCTCATTTAAGCTCATGATCCTGTTAGGAACATAATTATCACTGCCGATCCCCATGATCACATATGTATCTATAACTTTACGGAGCATATAACCTGAACGGATCTTCATCATTGATCTCCCTTCTTTGCCTTGCCACCTGAATGGAACATAATGCTTTTTATCTTAGCGGCGGCTTTATGTATAAATATTCTCGGTCCGGTTATTACTATAACCCAAAACGAATATAACCTTAAGCCAAAACTGTTGCAGCTTATCCTCTTCCCTTTTCTTTCAATCTCGGATACAACGCCGACGATCTGGTCATAATTCAGATTTTTATCAATATAGTATTGGTTATCACCGGCCATTTTAAAGCTGGTCTTCCCCTTCCATATGACGCGGTGAAGAGCAAAACGGCCGTTCTGCCTGTCGTACAATACAATGTCGCCAACACGTATCTTAGCTGGTGGAACAATAACTGCTCCATCGCGCAAATGATATAGTAACGGCTGCATACTGTTTCCGGTTACACGGACAAAAGCCTTGCCCTGCACAGAAAGCTGTTCACGGACAAGAGAGAAGTATTCATCTGTCGGAATTGCTTTAACCAAATACCCCTCCTTGTCAATTTGAGATGCTTTTTACGTATTCATCTGCATCAAACTTGCTTTTTTCCAAAGAAGAATGACTGACACCAACTTCACTGAACAACTTAGAAGTATTCATAAGATTACTGATTCCTTTGTTTAACCTGAAGTCAGAATGATCTCTCGAAAAGTAATTCTTAAGCATTAATCCACTTTGATAAACCCACGCAAAATGCTTGAGGAACTTGTGCTTATCAGAGTTTTTCCAATTCTCAAGACCACGCACCTGCAAAAACTTAAAGAATTCGACAGGATTTCTATGTTTAGATATAAATCTTGATGTCGAATTTTTTCTCCATTCAGGCGAACTTCCGAAGTTTCCGCTAAGCAGGATATAATCCAAGAGTTCTTCACAAACCTGATCATTTACCCGATTATATTCATATTGTGGTTTTAGACCTAAATATATCTCACACATCGATGATAATGATTCAGCGAGTTTGGCTAAGCCGACAGACTCTGCTCCTTTAATATATTCAGGCCAATTATCTTTATTAAGGCATTTATCGGCAAACATCATCCAGTCAAGTATGTGCCTTAGACCGATACCTTCGAAAAAATGCTGATTTATATGTTCCAGGAGTATAAGTCCGTCTATTGTGCTCGCTAATCTGTGAGTACTATTGATTCCTTTAATTAACTGCCTGTCGAGCTTTTCAAGCGTGGCAGAATTCTCAGGCAATGCAAAGAATCTATGGATCTCAATCTCCACATTATTCTTTTGAAAGCATCTATGTCTGCCCATGATGATGTCCATCTCGTCAGTCTTCTCTATCGAACCGGAATTTAGAACTACCGCACATGCTTTTTCAAAAACTTCCGGATTTACAACTATATCAATATCACCTAATGCACGAAGATCGGGTGATGGATAGTAACGGGCAGCTGATGTTCCCTTAATGACTACAAAACGGATATTATGGTTATCCAGCATCCGAATTGTCTCATTCTCGACAGTAATAATCAGATAGTTAGATTGAATGATATGAACTATATCATTTCTCCACTTTTTCGTGAGGTCATCAGACAGATCAGGAATCTGAGGCAAAACCTTTTCAGGCAAAGCCAGAATAGCATGGGATTTAAAGATCTGATAAACAGCTTCTGCCTGTTCGGAATTTAGTTCAGGAACTGCTGTATCCCAGACAGAAGCCTTTATAAGTTCAAGTGCTTTATCTCTAATTACAGTATCCAAAAAGCTTGTTCTCCCTGAACTAAACAGAATATCAATATTTTATGCTTCAACAACCCCAAAAACAAGGAAAACAGAACTCTGGTATATAGTTTATAATTAATAAATTAAAGGACAGGAGACGGTACATGGCGGATACAGATAACAAAATGTTATTTCGCGAGAAAAGTCTTGAGGCAGTAGATTCGCCTGAGCCTTTAAATGAATACATAAAAGTTACCACTCCCGGTATCTGGCTTGTGATAGCAGCTGTTTTGATGCTTGTTATCGGTATATTGACCTGGATAATACTGGGAAGCCAATTTGACCCCTATTCCCTGCTTTATAATTTACCGAGAGTATAATCACATGGGTTTGGCTGGCAAGAACACAATTCCAAAACCGGTTAAAAAGGGTTATGTAAATGTTCCCCTTGTTATTCAGATGGAGGAATTGGAATGCGGCGCCGCTGCCCTTGCCATGATCCTGCACTTCTATAAATACTGGATACCTTTGGAGCAGACAAGAAGCGACTGCGGTGTCTCTATGGCTGGTGTAAATGCCAAAAACATTGTAGAAGCAGCAAGGACATATGGCCTTACGGCAAAAGGCTGGAGAGTCGAGGCTGAAGAACTTAAGGATAACGGACCTTTCCCCTGCATTATCCATTGGGGATTCAATCATTTTGTAGTGCTTTGCGGTTTCCAAGGCAATAAAGCGTTTATTAACGATCCTGCAAAGGGAAAGATCAAGGTTGATTGGGAAGAATTCGACCGTGAATATACAGGAGTCTGTCTTTTCTTTGAACCTTCTGAGGAATTTAAGCCGTTTGGAAAACCTAAATCTGTATTCAGTTATGCCCGCGAAAAGCTTTCCGGTGCAGGAAAAGCAATATTCTTTGCTCTCATCACGACTACAATTGCTTCAATCCTGGAGATGTTTAAACCTGCATTTGCAATGACATTTATTGACCGTTTGCTATCAGGTTCTGATCCGGATTATCTGAATCTTTTCACGTTCATATTCCTGTTATTTGCACTTGTTTCTGTGGTTACAGGTGCTATCTCAGCTATTTATACACTGAAGATCGAAGCAAAGCTCGCCGCAAAAGGCAGTTCGAATTATCTTAGGAAAGTCCTGCACCTTCCAATGCTCTTCTTCTCGCAAAGACATGTATCTGATATAGCCGACAGGCAGACTATGAACGCTTCTGTAGCTAATACTTTGATACAGACATTTGCTCCCCTGATCCTGCAGTCGTGTATGCTCGTAATCTATCTCGTCATCATGATTAGATACAGTCTGATTCTCACGCTTATTGGTGTTGGAGCGATCATCTTAAACCTGCTCTTCTCAACATTGATTGCCGTAAAGCGCAACAATATAGCAAGAGTAAGCCAGCGTAATGAAGCGGCTCTTGCGTCCGAGACAATGTCCGGCATCACCATGATTGAAACTATTAAAGCATCAGGTTCCGAGAGAGGATTTTTCGGCCGCTGGTCAGGCTATCAGGCAAGGTTAAATACTCAGAATGTTAAAAGCACTAAATTGAATCTTCTGTTAAATACCATTCCCTTCTCCATTACAGGTTTAGCAAACGTTATCGTATTAGGTATAGGTGTTCTGCTTATTATCAACGGTAAGTTCACTGCCGGTATGTTAATGGCATTCCAGGGATATCTCTCATCCTTCATGACTCCTGCCACATCTCTTATCAGTGCCGGACAGTCGATTCAGGAAATGAAGACTAAGATGGAACGAATCGATGATGTAATGAACTATCCTGAAGATTCTGTGTTTAATGCGAAAAGTGACACTGAAAGCACTACAAAACTCGATGGCGATATTGAATTAAAGAATGTCACTTTCGGTTATTCCAAGCTCTCAAAGCCTCTGTTTAACGATCTTTCATTGTCTATAAAAGCAGGCAGGAAAACAGCAATCGTCGGAAGATCAGGCTGTGGTAAATCCACATTAGTAAAACTCATTTCAGGTCTTTATCAGCCTGATTCAGGCGACATATTAATTGATGGCAGATCTTTAAAGGACATCGACAGAAAATCACTTATAGGATCTGTCAGCGTTGTCGATCAGGAAAGCACTTTATTTGATGATACGATCTTAGATAACATCAGGCTTTGGGACCAATCTATCGTTGGGGATAGCATAACAGACGCCCTTAAGGATGCCTGGATCTACGATGATGTTAAAGCTTATGATGATTATTTACAGCACAGGATCTTAGACGGCGGCAAAGATCTGTCCGGCGGCCAGAGACAGCGCCTGGAGATCGCCAGAGCACTTGTAAGAAACCCTTCTATCCTGATAATGGACGAAGCCACTTCTGCCCTTGATTCAGAGACAGAAGCCAAGGTAATGAATTCTATTAAAAACCGGAACATCACCACCATAATAGTTGCTCACAGACTTTCTACCATCAGAGACTGTGACGAGATAATCGTTATCGACAAAGGTTCTGTAGTCCAGCGCGGAACGCACGAAGAGCTGTTCTCTAAAGAAGGTTTATATAAGGAGTTGGTATCAAATGAATAATAACTCCGGAAATATGAACTATGAGAAATATGCTTTATCCGCTTTGCTTAAAGCAATGCAAATTAATATGCCCGAAATCCATGAAACAACTGGTCTTATCGATCATTTAAATGTCGTATCAGCCTTAACAGGAATAATGTACCGTGAGGTAACCCTCCCCAATAAATGGTACAATGATGCAGCAGGCCCCATGATCGCTTCTATTAAAGACTCAGACAAAACTGTAGCTCTTATTCCTTCCGCATTCGGAGGATACCATTATTCTGATCCAGACTCAGGCAAAAATATCCGTATAAACAGCAAGAATGCAGCACAATTAAGCGATAAAGCATTATGTTTCTACCGTCCTCTGCCCCAGCGACAGATGAACACCAAAGATCTCCTGCGCTATATGCTCAAATGTCTTAACGCCTGGGATTTCATAAGTTTTGCTCTTGCTTCAGCTGCGATCACAATAGTCGGATTGCTCGCACCTACGTTAAATCAGATCTTGATAGGACCGGTAATTCAGGCAAAAAGCATGGCGCTTTTATCCGCTGCTGCAAGCTTTCTGTTCTTCGCAACATTGTCCACTATATTCCTTACAATTATCAGAAGTCTTCTCTTAGCAAGGATACGAAACAAGCTCAGCATCAATACCGGTGCAGCTTCCATGATGAGACTTCTCTCACTCCCTGCTCCGTTCTTCAGAACGCACTCTGCCGGCGAGCTTAATCAGGACATTACAAATGTTGATAAGCTCTGCAATACAATAGTTGATACATTCTTCTCGTCAGCTGTAACGGGGCTGTTCTCGCTTGTTTATCTGTTCCAGATATTCAGCTTCGCTCCAAGCCTCGTCTGGCCAAGCTTAACCGTTACTATATTGACCGTCTGCATCACACTGATAACATCGAAAATGCAGATCAGAGTTGATAACGAGAAACTAAAAGCAAACGCAAATGAGCGTGGTTTTGTATATTCTCTGATATCCGGAATCCAAAAGATCAGAGGCTTTGGCGTTGAGGAACAAGCATTCGAGAAGTGGTCTAAGTACTATTCAAAGACTTCAGAGCTCACCTACAATCCCCCTCTGTTCATACGTTTATCACAAGTCATGATCACAGCAGTATCTCTGCTCGGAACACTTGCCATGTACCTTATAGCCGTAAAGAACAATGTCTCTGTAGCTGACTACTATGCTTTCAATGCATCTTACGGTTATATCTCATCAGCATTTACAGCGTTATCAACACTAGCCATCTCCACGGCTACGGTTAAGCCTATTCTGAAGCTTTTAAAGCCTTTATTCGATGCCGTTCCTGAGTCAAACGGCAACGCTGAAGTAATCAACGAACTTCAAGGAAATATCGAATTACAGAACATCACTTTTAATTACGTTGAAAACACAAAGCCTGTATTTACGGATCTTAACCTTAAGATCAACAAAGGCGATTATGTTGCTATCGTCGGACATACAGGCTGCGGTAAAACAACATTAGTGCGCCTGCTTCTTGGTCTTGAGAAGCCTACGGAAGGCAAAGTTCTCTTTGATGACAAGGATCTTGAATCAATAAATAAGAATTCACTTAGACAGCACATCGGTACCGTTATGCAGGACGGAAAGCTATTTGCCGGTACCATCTACGACAACATTGCTATATCCAATCCTAGCACAAAGTCTGAAAATGTTTGGAAAGCGGCCGAAATAGCCTGCATCGCAGAAGATATCAAAGATATGCCTATGGGAATGCGGACCATGATCCAGGATGGCGGTCTCTCCCTTTCCGGTGGTCAGAGACAAAGATTACTTATCGCACGTGCAATTGCTTCTGATCCAAGCATACTTATCTTTGATGAAGCAACATCTTCCCTGGATAACATTACTCAGCAAAAGATAACAGAAGCTCTGGAATCACTTAATTGCACCAGGATCATCGTTGCACACCGCCTCTCTACTATTCAGAAATGCAACAGGATATTAGTGCTTAATAATGGAAAGATCGCCGAGGAAGGAACCTACAGCGATCTTATTGAAAAGAATGGGATATTTAAAGGTTTGAGTGAAGGCCAGGAACTGTTATAACAATTGCTTCTCTAAAACGGGAAGGACCGCAGAAGAATCGTACTTTTCATATTCTTTTTGACCATTACGGCCGATATTAATCAACTCATCTATATTTTTAGTAGCATATATAATTGTATCTACCAGTGAATCAACATTAAGGTATTCATATCCTAATGCTGTTTTATGGTCTTCAAATATTTCATCAAAATATAACCATTTTGACGAGATTGTTGGAATACCGGCAGCAAAAGCATCAATTATAGTTCCAGGAATTCCTTCATCAGGGAAACGTGTGGGAAACAATAAAACATCATGCTTTTCCAATGTTAATACAGCATCTTCAGAATTAACAGAGCCTTCATAAACAACAAAAAAATATTTTTTCAATAATGACTCAAATTCTTCTTTATAATCAGGATCTATTCCACCATAAATATGCAATTCAAATCGTATATTTGAAACTAATTCTTGAGCTCTCGAAATTGCAATAATAGCATCAGTTATACCCTTCTCTTTTGTAACTCTCGAAAAAGTACAAAAAGACATAACAGTCATATTGTGATGTAGTGAATCATAACTGCGCCCCAAAGTCTTTACAGACTTAAAGTTTCTAAGCAAATACACTTCCGGGAAACCTAAAGACTGCAACTCACAACAGTTTTGTTTGCTTTCAGGTAAAATAGCTGAACAAAAGCTTAGTCTTTTTCTTGCTTTGGAATCATTGGCGATTCTGCCGCTGATTCTTACTCCAATTGGTATATAAATTACTCTTCTTTTAAATATCTTCTGAAGAAGTCGAACATAAGAAACATATGAACCTTTAATAGCAGAAGTTACCAGAATAACGTTTTCGCATTTTTTAAATGCCTTAAAAACTTCTGCAAAAACAATAGCAATACGTTTTTTTCCGCCCCAAATATCAACATATGAAATCAGTTTTTCCCCATGCTTTTCTAATAATCCATAATAGATATTTCTGGTTTTTACTACAGCACCTATCATATCGTTTTTCTTAAAATGGAGCTGACCTATAACAACTGTATTCTTCATACAATCTCCTTATAAATCACCAGTCAGAATACTCTCCAATCGAAGAGCTTCATGATCAATGTCAAAATCCGAATCTTTCAACTTTTCGCTCATTAATTCTCTGTTTGTATTCTTATTATTCAGTTTGTTCAAAATAACTTCGCCCCAAATACTTGCATCATTAATTGGTAAAAAAGTAACATCACCGCTTATATTTGACTCATAAGTAATAACATCAGAAACAATACAAGGCAGACCGGATACCTGAGCTTCTACCATTACAATCGGTAACCCCTCATATAAAGACGGGAGCACAAATACATCCATGGAATTATAATATCTGTTAATATCAGACCTGTCTCCGAGAATAAAACAGCGATCTTGCAAGTTTAATGAGTTTATTTTTTCTTGCAGCTTATCTTTTAAAATTCCTTCACCAATAATCATCAGTACAACATCAATATCGCTTTGTTCAATGATACTTTTTAATATTTCAGAAAGGAATAACACATTCTTCTGATCAACGAGTCTTCCAACAAATCCAATAACCTTAGTACTGTCTGAAATATGCAGTTCATTTCTAACCTGAATGCGCTCTTCTTCATTGAATCTAAACATATCGATATCAACTGCATTATGAATAAACTGCACCTGATCATTCGGTAAATACATAAATTCAGTAGCTTTCTTAGAACAGGAAAATCTGGTTACTTTAAGTCCGGATAACCTTTTTTTATTAATGTTAAAAACAAGACGATGCTTTGAATCATCAACAACAAGCCTTGAATTGTGAGCGTGTACAAACACACGGTAGCCAAGCGAAATCGCTATCTTAATCGGTTCTATCCAACCTAATGTTGAAAGATTAAAATATACTGCATCGTGTGTTTCTCTTAAGCTTTTTAATATGTTCCTGTTTTCCTTAAGATTCAAAAACGGATTCTTTGTTCTTTTAGTAATGTAATATATCTTTCCGCCTAATTCTTCTATTCGATCCTGAATCGAACAGGAACAGCCTTCAATTATATAATCAAAAACAGTATCTTCTGACATATGACGGTTCATTTCTGTTAAATATGAACCTATTCCGCCAAAAGTCTTTGAATCGACTAAACCATAAACAAGAATTCTACTCATTGCTATTCTTCTTCAAATATTACCGGCTATAGATTTTTTGAACATATGACTTTTGTTCGCCGGTTAGTTCGTCATCAAACCCCAGTTCGATCTCAAACCCCTCACCGGTATGAACCCGGTCCTTGATCTGATTGGGATATGAAATGCTGCTGCAGTTTCCCAAAAATCTAGCCCATAAAGAAAAAGAAGAACCAGACGAAATCATTATCGGTGACCTTGATAAACCAACTATATCTCCAATACTATTTCCAAAGGTTATCCGATTTACTTCAGGAAGACAGATCAAATCAGCCAGCTCTTCATCTGTTCCATCAGAGAATAAATTAACCGGAACATTCCAACCAGCAGCATCGCGCAACTTTTTCACAACGTTTACGTACCAATCGATGTGAATTCTCATATTGTTTTTGCCTTTGTCAAGCTCCTTGGTTGTCTTGTCAAAATCGCCCAGTCTGACGTGTACGCTAATAGTGTTTTCTGCGTTATAAGCTAATGCTCTTTTGCCCTTTTTACCCAGGCTGCTGATAATGATATCGACTATCTTATCTCTATATTCCCGAGTGCCGTTGAAATTCATTTGGAAAACACCGGGAGCTAACTTAAAATCGTCATACACAACTATGTCATTCTCACCTAAATTATCCCAATCAATTTCATCGAGCTTATTGGTGTGAATCTTCTTACCAAAGCAAAGCTTCATATATTTCTTAAAACCACTGCACATTTTGGTCTTATTTGTAAACAATCCAATATAAGAACGCTTATCTTTTTCATGTCTGATCCATGGTCCAACTTTTATTGAAGGCCATGTCGGCCAAATAAGTGTTGCATTGTGTTTTTCAGAAGCTGCAATTACCCTTGACCATGTAAACAATAGATTTCCAAGGCCTGCACCGCCTAATCTGACACCGATTAATTCATACTTTGAGAACTTAGGATATATATATGCCATATATTACACCG contains these protein-coding regions:
- a CDS encoding NHLM bacteriocin system ABC transporter ATP-binding protein, with protein sequence MNNNSGNMNYEKYALSALLKAMQINMPEIHETTGLIDHLNVVSALTGIMYREVTLPNKWYNDAAGPMIASIKDSDKTVALIPSAFGGYHYSDPDSGKNIRINSKNAAQLSDKALCFYRPLPQRQMNTKDLLRYMLKCLNAWDFISFALASAAITIVGLLAPTLNQILIGPVIQAKSMALLSAAASFLFFATLSTIFLTIIRSLLLARIRNKLSINTGAASMMRLLSLPAPFFRTHSAGELNQDITNVDKLCNTIVDTFFSSAVTGLFSLVYLFQIFSFAPSLVWPSLTVTILTVCITLITSKMQIRVDNEKLKANANERGFVYSLISGIQKIRGFGVEEQAFEKWSKYYSKTSELTYNPPLFIRLSQVMITAVSLLGTLAMYLIAVKNNVSVADYYAFNASYGYISSAFTALSTLAISTATVKPILKLLKPLFDAVPESNGNAEVINELQGNIELQNITFNYVENTKPVFTDLNLKINKGDYVAIVGHTGCGKTTLVRLLLGLEKPTEGKVLFDDKDLESINKNSLRQHIGTVMQDGKLFAGTIYDNIAISNPSTKSENVWKAAEIACIAEDIKDMPMGMRTMIQDGGLSLSGGQRQRLLIARAIASDPSILIFDEATSSLDNITQQKITEALESLNCTRIIVAHRLSTIQKCNRILVLNNGKIAEEGTYSDLIEKNGIFKGLSEGQELL
- a CDS encoding glycosyltransferase involved in cell wall biosynthesis → MSRILVYGLVDSKTFGGIGSYLTEMNRHMSEDTVFDYIIEGCSCSIQDRIEELGGKIYYITKRTKNPFLNLKENRNILKSLRETHDAVYFNLSTLGWIEPIKIAISLGYRVFVHAHNSRLVVDDSKHRLVFNINKKRLSGLKVTRFSCSKKATEFMYLPNDQVQFIHNAVDIDMFRFNEEERIQVRNELHISDSTKVIGFVGRLVDQKNVLFLSEILKSIIEQSDIDVVLMIIGEGILKDKLQEKINSLNLQDRCFILGDRSDINRYYNSMDVFVLPSLYEGLPIVMVEAQVSGLPCIVSDVITYESNISGDVTFLPINDASIWGEVILNKLNNKNTNRELMSEKLKDSDFDIDHEALRLESILTGDL
- a CDS encoding NHLM bacteriocin system ABC transporter peptidase/ATP-binding protein, whose amino-acid sequence is MGLAGKNTIPKPVKKGYVNVPLVIQMEELECGAAALAMILHFYKYWIPLEQTRSDCGVSMAGVNAKNIVEAARTYGLTAKGWRVEAEELKDNGPFPCIIHWGFNHFVVLCGFQGNKAFINDPAKGKIKVDWEEFDREYTGVCLFFEPSEEFKPFGKPKSVFSYAREKLSGAGKAIFFALITTTIASILEMFKPAFAMTFIDRLLSGSDPDYLNLFTFIFLLFALVSVVTGAISAIYTLKIEAKLAAKGSSNYLRKVLHLPMLFFSQRHVSDIADRQTMNASVANTLIQTFAPLILQSCMLVIYLVIMIRYSLILTLIGVGAIILNLLFSTLIAVKRNNIARVSQRNEAALASETMSGITMIETIKASGSERGFFGRWSGYQARLNTQNVKSTKLNLLLNTIPFSITGLANVIVLGIGVLLIINGKFTAGMLMAFQGYLSSFMTPATSLISAGQSIQEMKTKMERIDDVMNYPEDSVFNAKSDTESTTKLDGDIELKNVTFGYSKLSKPLFNDLSLSIKAGRKTAIVGRSGCGKSTLVKLISGLYQPDSGDILIDGRSLKDIDRKSLIGSVSVVDQESTLFDDTILDNIRLWDQSIVGDSITDALKDAWIYDDVKAYDDYLQHRILDGGKDLSGGQRQRLEIARALVRNPSILIMDEATSALDSETEAKVMNSIKNRNITTIIVAHRLSTIRDCDEIIVIDKGSVVQRGTHEELFSKEGLYKELVSNE
- a CDS encoding coenzyme PQQ synthesis protein D (PqqD), producing the protein MMKIRSGYMLRKVIDTYVIMGIGSDNYVPNRIMSLNETGAYLWRLLEKGSDKQALIDNLISEYEVDLTTAEKDVDVFLDQLRDKDLIEE
- a CDS encoding glycosyl transferase family 1, whose amino-acid sequence is MKNTVVIGQLHFKKNDMIGAVVKTRNIYYGLLEKHGEKLISYVDIWGGKKRIAIVFAEVFKAFKKCENVILVTSAIKGSYVSYVRLLQKIFKRRVIYIPIGVRISGRIANDSKARKRLSFCSAILPESKQNCCELQSLGFPEVYLLRNFKSVKTLGRSYDSLHHNMTVMSFCTFSRVTKEKGITDAIIAISRAQELVSNIRFELHIYGGIDPDYKEEFESLLKKYFFVVYEGSVNSEDAVLTLEKHDVLLFPTRFPDEGIPGTIIDAFAAGIPTISSKWLYFDEIFEDHKTALGYEYLNVDSLVDTIIYATKNIDELINIGRNGQKEYEKYDSSAVLPVLEKQLL
- a CDS encoding radical SAM protein with 4Fe4S-binding SPASM domain, which codes for MIQKNWDTNSIKDQLQLKAIKERRPLSCIFELTYRCNFNCRMCYVHMIDSQASKYGRMRTLDEWLNMANQIREAGVLYLTLSGGECTQYPHFIELYEKLAQMGFLLTVMSNAGSYSDEIRDLFRKYPPHNAAITLYGGSNETYQAVTGDKNGFDKTVENIRFFRSLGIPVNLTFTMIKQNVRDYPLVGQLCSDLNLPFVLITDINAHRYDSGFSEALSCRLSPAERACVACRPSSEVSKALEESKELEKKLDGFRIEDYQESDSADDKDYCIGSYSACAISWNGNMNTCISLLGMKGADPFEIGFEAAWEQLKANQASVFKLPDVCAKCSLRSDCTRNCAGRRFEGTGSIDEPDPYTCQYTYLLKSLKNQETLTVFPTSPECI
- a CDS encoding putative nucleotidyltransferase-like protein, with the translated sequence MDTVIRDKALELIKASVWDTAVPELNSEQAEAVYQIFKSHAILALPEKVLPQIPDLSDDLTKKWRNDIVHIIQSNYLIITVENETIRMLDNHNIRFVVIKGTSAARYYPSPDLRALGDIDIVVNPEVFEKACAVVLNSGSIEKTDEMDIIMGRHRCFQKNNVEIEIHRFFALPENSATLEKLDRQLIKGINSTHRLASTIDGLILLEHINQHFFEGIGLRHILDWMMFADKCLNKDNWPEYIKGAESVGLAKLAESLSSMCEIYLGLKPQYEYNRVNDQVCEELLDYILLSGNFGSSPEWRKNSTSRFISKHRNPVEFFKFLQVRGLENWKNSDKHKFLKHFAWVYQSGLMLKNYFSRDHSDFRLNKGISNLMNTSKLFSEVGVSHSSLEKSKFDADEYVKSISN